The region TGCTGGCCTTCGGCATAACCTTCCTGGCGCGCCTGTTCACGGATGGCCTCGATTTCCTCGAGGGTCAGCGCGGGCGGCGGCGGGATCTCTTCCACGAACTGTTCTTCGGGCGGCGGGATCTCTTCCTGCGGCTCATCGAAGGACGCCATCTCCCAACGCTGGTAGGGCGTCATCTGTTCTTTGGGAATGATGTTGTTTCTTGAAGCCATTTCAGATCCGGTAAGGCTGAGCCATGGATGCGATCGGCGTCATGCGGCCATGGAGGCAGCATGCGCCGGTCGCAGCGGCGTTAGACGAATGCATCTTCGCCCTTCGCGCCGAGCACGATCTGGCCTTCGTCGGCCAGGCGGCGGACGATCTGCAGGATGGCCTTTTGTTGCGCGTCGACTTCCGACAGGCGCACAGGTCCCTTGGATTCCAGGTCTTCCCGCATCATTTCCGCAGCACGTTGCGACATGTTGCCGAAAATCTTGTCGCGCAGCGCTTGCGAGGCGCCCTTGAGTGCGACGATGAGCGATTCCGATTGCACTTCGCGCAGCAGCAGCTGGATGCCGCGGCCATCGATGTCGATGATGTTTTCGAACACGAACATTTCGTCCATGATCTTTTGCGCCATGTCTTCGTCGTAGGCGCGCAGGTTGCTCATCACCGATGTCTCGCTCTCGCCGGACATGAAGTTGAGGATTTCCGCAGCAGTGCGGATACCGCCCATTTGCTGCTTCTTCAGGCTTTCGTTGCCGGTCAGCAGCTTGGTCAGCACGTCGTTCAGTTCGCGCAATGCCGTCGGCTGCACGCCATCCAGGGTTGCGATACGCAAAATGACATCGTTGCGCAGGCGCTCGGTGAAATTGTTGAGAATATCGCAAGCATGATCGCGTTCGAGGTGAACCAGGATCGTCGCAATAATCTGAGGGTGTTCATTGCGAATAAGTTCAGCGACCGATTGCGCATCCATCCACTTGAGGCTTTCAATGCCGCTGGCATCGCGCCCGCCGAGGATGCGGTTGAGCAGGGAGGTGGCCTTGTCGTCGCCCAGCGCCTTGGTCAGCACGCTGCGGATGTATTCGTCCGAATCGAGGCCGATCGACGAGGCTTGGCCGGTCTGCGCGAGGAAATCGTCGAGCACGCCGTTGATTTCCTCGAAGCTGATGTTTTTCAATGTGGTCATGGCCGCGCCCAGCTTCTGGACTTCCTTGGGGCCGAGATATTTCATGACCTCGGCGGCCTCGTCCTCGCCCAGCGCGAGCATCAGGATGGCACCTTTTTGAACGCCTTCGTTACTCATTGTTCACCCATGCCTTAATGATGCTTGCAACCAGTTTCGGATCGGACTTGGCCAGTTGCTTGACGGATTCGAGATTCTTCTTGTACTCGGAGCGGGCATCGGCCTCTGCAGCTTCGGGCGACAGCTCGACGATGGCGTCCGGATTGTCCGGATCGTACATCGCGGCGGCGGCTTCGGCGGCAGCCTTGGCTTCGGCTTCGGCGCGTTCCTTGGCTTCGCGTTCTTCGCGGCCGGACAGCTTCCAGATGATGGGACGCAGGACGCCGAAGTAGAGGTACAGCAAGACGGCGGCGAGCAGGACGTATTTGCCGATTTCCTTGGCCAGCTGGATCATGTCCGGCTGTTTCCACAATGGCAATTCCGGTTCCATCTCGCTGCTGAATTGTGTGTTGACCACATTCAGCGAGTCGCCGCGATCCTTGTTGAAGCCCATTGCTTCCTTGACCAGGTCGGAGATCTGATTGCGCTCGGCTTCGGTCAGCGGTTTCATGACGACCTTGCCGGTCTGGTCCACGGTGCGCTTGTAATTGACCACCACCGCGACCGTCAGGCGCTTGACGCCGCCCATCGGCTGCTGAACGTAACGTACGGTCTTGTCGACTTCGTAATTGATCGTGGCGTCTTTATGCGAGGTGCCGGAGCTGGTTGCCGGAGCGGCGGCACCGGTAGCACCCGGGGCGCCTGCCGCAGCAGGCGGATTGACGATCGGTGCGGTGGCCGGGGCCGGTGGCTGATTGGTCAGGGCACCGGGGATCCCGGACGTGCTCGAATTGCCGTTTTGCGATTCGCTGCTTTGTTTGCTGCGGACGGCTGCGGTATCGGCGGTCTGGTTCGGCTTGTAGGTTTCGGCGGCTTGTTCGCTGCGCGAGAAATCCACATCGGCAGTCGCTTCGGCGCGGACGTTGCCGGTGCCGACGATAGGGGCGATGATCGATTCGACGCGCTTGATGATGTCCTGCTGCAGGTCCTGAACGTATTTGAGCTGGGTCGGGTCAAGGCCGTTGGCCGGCTGCTTGGTGGTGTCCGACAGCAGATTGCCGTTCTGGTCGACGATCGTCACGCTCTTGGGCGACAGCTCCGGAACGCTGCTGGCGACCAGGTGGACGATGGCGCTGACTTGCTGGGCGTCCAAGCCGCGGCCAGGGTACAGGCTGAGGATGACGGAGGCGGTCGGCTTTTGCTGGTCGCGCACGAACACCGATGCCTTGGGCAAGGCCAGGTGGATACGGGCGGCCTGCACTGCCGACAGCGATTGAATGGAGCGTGCCAGTTCGCCTTCAAGGGCGCGCTGGAAGTTGACTTGTTCGAGGAACTGGGACACGCCCAGTTTCTGGTTTTCCATCAGTTCGAAACCGACATTGCCGCCCTTGGGCAGGCCTTGCGACGCCAGTTTCAGGCGTGCGTCGTGCACCATGGTTTCCGGAACCAGAATGGCGCTGCCGCCTTCGGAGTACTTGTACGGGACATTCATCTGCTGCAGCGATGCAACGATGGCGCCGCCGTCGCGGTCGGAGAAGTTGGAGAACAGGACCCGGTATTCGGTCTTCTGACTCCACATCCAGATACCGATCATCAAGGCGATGACCGCTGCTGCGGCGACCATCAGCAGGACGCGGCGGCCCTGAGGCGACTGCGCATAGCGGACGACGCCGTTGCGTGGCGGTTCCTGGGGCGAATGCTCGCCCATAGTCGCGCCTTCCGTGGCTGTGGCGTTGCTGTCGCTGGTCAGCGTGCCATCGGCTGCTACCGCCATGATTTCCCCTTGCGTGTGCTGCCGAGCTTGTGGCTATGTGTGATTTGCTTCACTGCTTCCCTACCCATATAGGTTTTTTGCTTAGTGTGGATTGTCCTGCCAGAGCGAAAATTTGATCTCTGGAACAGAATGGCTATTTCCCCGCTTATTGTTGCGAAATACGGGGGATGACATGCTAATCTGCCGTTGTAGAAGCGGGAATTGTGATTGCGCCGCGTGATCGCAGATGCTTGATTGAATTCGAAGAGGTGCTAAAGTGGCAACGAGTATGATCGATACTAGCAGGATTGAGGCGATGGTGTCCCAGCTGAAGGCCGCTGCCGCGCGCGCCCAGGGAAATGTTGCTCCGGTGGAAAGTATCACCGGCGGCGAAAAGCCAGCCTCCCGGGTGGATTTTGCCAGTGTTCTGAAGAATTCGCTCGATGAAGTGAATGCCTCGCAAGAAAAATCCAAGAAGATGTCCGAAGCCTTCGCCATGGGCGATGACAACATCAACTTGTCGGACGTGATGATCGCCATGCAGAAATCCAGTATTTCATTCCAGACCAGCCTTCAGGTGCGCAACAAGCTGGTGTCGGCTTATCGCGACATCATGACGATGCAGGTGTGATCCTGTCGCCTCCGGCTTCTTTGGCAGCCGGGCCGCAATAAAAAAGAGCTGCCGCGGCAGCTCTTTTTTATTGCGGCATAGATATATGCCGGCGTGCCTACATCATGCCCGATGCTTTGGCGTTCTGTTCGCGTTCCAGCTTGGTAATAAAGCGCTGGACCGCCGCCAGAACGGCGCGGGGCAGGTCGACGAACTCGCAGCCGAAACGATTGACGGTCTTGCCTGAAGTCAGCTTGGCCTCCTTGCAATCGCGCACCACCAGTTTTACTGTCACGATGGTGTTGTCGGTCATTTCGAGCGAGACGTCTTCGTAAACGCGGCCGACGGTGGTGTCCAGAATCTTCTTTTCATCGGTCAGGCCGACGCCGCCGGCACTGATGTTGTTCAGCAGCGTGACAATCGTGGTGAACGAGCCGTCTTCCTGTGTCACGCGAAAGGTGCAGCGCAAGGGCTTGGCGATCGGTGTTGGAATGCGGAAATATTCGCGGCGCTGCAGGCGCACCAGGCTTTCCGGGATGTCAATCTTGAGCGCAGGGCGCGATTGAAACTCGCAATGCTTCGCCTTATCGACATTGAACGTGATGCGGATGTTGTTGTACAGCGCTTCAAAGCCGATGCGATTGCTTTGCAGAATGCTGAGATTGAGCGAGGCGCTTGGCGCCGCATCGATGACGACGCTGTTCTGGTCTTCATCAATGTCCAGAATCGACGTAATGATAGATTCTGAGCCGCCCTTGATGAGCAGGCTCAGCAGCTGATTGCGTTCCATCATGCTATTCAGCAGGGATACGATTTCCCGGCGCGAATGTACGCGGTACGGGCTGTCGTCTTTAATCTCGTCGTTGTTTGCCATCTTTGCGTCTATGCGTCTCAAATCAAAGGATAGAAGGGTAGACTTATATCCCAAAAGGGCAGTATTTATCTAACCCCTAATCATACATCACTGCGATCCAATTGCATATTTTCAATGCGGTACAACCAGGCCAAAAGTTCCGCTACCGCACGATAAAGTGCGGGAGGAATTTGCTGGTCGAGGTCAACCTGCATCAGCAGCGAGACGAGTTCCTTTGATTCGTGCACAAATACGCCACTTTCCTTGGCGCGCGCGATAATGGCTTCGGCAATCAGGCCGCTGCCCTTGGCGACGACTTTGGGGGCGGCCTGATTGGTGTTGTATGCCAGCGCAACGGCATTCTGGAAAGGCCGGTTAGGCTTGTTCATCCCGTTTCACAATCAATGAGTCGAGGGAAGAGCCGGCCGCCTCCATGGCGTCGGACAGCATGCTGCCGTTGGCGCGCAGCGCCGCAGCGGTGACGTCGTTGGCGGTGCGCACCTGCATGTGGATCTGCTGACCGATCAGGCGTATCGAGGCCGAGACAGAGCCAAGATGTTCGAAATTGAAGCGCACCACGCTATGCCATGACGGTGCGAATTCGTCTTCCTGGGCGTTCTGCTGTTGCTGGTCGGGGCTGTCCCGGTTGATTTCCCATTCCATCTGCTGGCCGGGCCAGACTTCGCCGTGCCAGACGATGCGTTGCTGTTCCAGTGCGTTGAGCTGAAGATTGATCAGCTGGCCCAATTGCGTATTGGCGGGATCGGTGGTGTTGAGCAGGCTGGAAACGCCTGCGGCCTGGG is a window of Herbaspirillum hiltneri N3 DNA encoding:
- a CDS encoding flagellar brake protein; this translates as MANNDEIKDDSPYRVHSRREIVSLLNSMMERNQLLSLLIKGGSESIITSILDIDEDQNSVVIDAAPSASLNLSILQSNRIGFEALYNNIRITFNVDKAKHCEFQSRPALKIDIPESLVRLQRREYFRIPTPIAKPLRCTFRVTQEDGSFTTIVTLLNNISAGGVGLTDEKKILDTTVGRVYEDVSLEMTDNTIVTVKLVVRDCKEAKLTSGKTVNRFGCEFVDLPRAVLAAVQRFITKLEREQNAKASGMM
- the fliG gene encoding flagellar motor switch protein FliG, which gives rise to MSNEGVQKGAILMLALGEDEAAEVMKYLGPKEVQKLGAAMTTLKNISFEEINGVLDDFLAQTGQASSIGLDSDEYIRSVLTKALGDDKATSLLNRILGGRDASGIESLKWMDAQSVAELIRNEHPQIIATILVHLERDHACDILNNFTERLRNDVILRIATLDGVQPTALRELNDVLTKLLTGNESLKKQQMGGIRTAAEILNFMSGESETSVMSNLRAYDEDMAQKIMDEMFVFENIIDIDGRGIQLLLREVQSESLIVALKGASQALRDKIFGNMSQRAAEMMREDLESKGPVRLSEVDAQQKAILQIVRRLADEGQIVLGAKGEDAFV
- the fliE gene encoding flagellar hook-basal body complex protein FliE, whose product is MIDTSRIEAMVSQLKAAAARAQGNVAPVESITGGEKPASRVDFASVLKNSLDEVNASQEKSKKMSEAFAMGDDNINLSDVMIAMQKSSISFQTSLQVRNKLVSAYRDIMTMQV
- the fliF gene encoding flagellar basal-body MS-ring/collar protein FliF — its product is MAVAADGTLTSDSNATATEGATMGEHSPQEPPRNGVVRYAQSPQGRRVLLMVAAAAVIALMIGIWMWSQKTEYRVLFSNFSDRDGGAIVASLQQMNVPYKYSEGGSAILVPETMVHDARLKLASQGLPKGGNVGFELMENQKLGVSQFLEQVNFQRALEGELARSIQSLSAVQAARIHLALPKASVFVRDQQKPTASVILSLYPGRGLDAQQVSAIVHLVASSVPELSPKSVTIVDQNGNLLSDTTKQPANGLDPTQLKYVQDLQQDIIKRVESIIAPIVGTGNVRAEATADVDFSRSEQAAETYKPNQTADTAAVRSKQSSESQNGNSSTSGIPGALTNQPPAPATAPIVNPPAAAGAPGATGAAAPATSSGTSHKDATINYEVDKTVRYVQQPMGGVKRLTVAVVVNYKRTVDQTGKVVMKPLTEAERNQISDLVKEAMGFNKDRGDSLNVVNTQFSSEMEPELPLWKQPDMIQLAKEIGKYVLLAAVLLYLYFGVLRPIIWKLSGREEREAKERAEAEAKAAAEAAAAMYDPDNPDAIVELSPEAAEADARSEYKKNLESVKQLAKSDPKLVASIIKAWVNNE
- a CDS encoding EscU/YscU/HrcU family type III secretion system export apparatus switch protein, which produces MNKPNRPFQNAVALAYNTNQAAPKVVAKGSGLIAEAIIARAKESGVFVHESKELVSLLMQVDLDQQIPPALYRAVAELLAWLYRIENMQLDRSDV